The proteins below come from a single Eucalyptus grandis isolate ANBG69807.140 chromosome 3, ASM1654582v1, whole genome shotgun sequence genomic window:
- the LOC108958631 gene encoding TMV resistance protein N-like, producing MALMATILDVSEQAICALLFLAFLILLGMIGFAVVDAGKKRRNLTSCATARESARESEQVAPSPATILGVVILSKGMASASASGLCWSTASLIFCREIAFAAAAAGRRDSESSSSSSSRINYEVFLSFRGTETRKGFTGHLYSQLIDAGIHVFKDDENLRGGEDIKKQLIEVIKGSKISIVIFSKDYASSKSCLMEVVQMWECKILDEQTIIPIFYDISPYDVKRQAGDFATSFDQHKRGEDAETIKKWKNVLRKIGGLSGYYLAEINSGDESRLLQIVRGRVRHVLKKDDQVVTDKLVGIDLHVQKVMRKLGVVYSHGQAIEVCGKDVRLIGICGMPGVGKTTLAKVVFNEMHKLFGQCSFLEGINLHRVEYSQEMLIADLQKEKPAPLKSSNEGVQDISHRFERMKVLIVLDDVHGVEQLKALAGKLTWFGPGSRIIVTTDDTIDILKDFYNGAVEEHKLKPMSQGHALQLFRKHAFRGYSPEEVRRFDSLSIQIVEALEGLPLAIVLWAANLRRQKKTKIWREALKRLKGDQGKNVETAFMEIYNCLDRYTKDIFLDIACFFIGKDERIPSYMWEACDYCPLTRIQQLRDKHLLEDGENNELRMHNLLRDFGRKLVQAKDLRKRCRIWDHSEALEILQNRSGSGSVEGIGLTVEEGSTICFTYEETHRMSNLRYLRLDRAKIQGNTRNLLPRLRWLDWRECHSIRELCNTHLEELVILNLSGSSVARDSQIWRRFEEEKKLKVLNLQGCNELVASLKFQAPINLEILILEDCTWLSEIGQFIKERKNLSSLNLRKCSLVKKLPQELRYMKSLRELLIDGTGIKEIQIESGSWKKLRKLSACGCTNLEYISPIGHLTKLRCLALDGASIDGLPDNFEFPKNLQRLSLRECLKVETLPPSIGDLALLEVMDLSLTIIKELPPSVRKLRHLKTLKMTGTPLQKFPEDIVNLEKLKEIDFSDCTHLEAQDCWDISGLPSLRILRLSSSIVAGLPQNVGRLSRLQTLDISQCDRLQVLPELPSSLQSLRWGSPKMAVPDLSNLTNLKELLLKDVVQQPIGGLLNLKTPKAPDIGWITRLTSLETLELSLSNVTTLPGNVSALTQLRELSLSYMKELDLTQLPSSPSLWTLRLKHCKIQEPNFSSLICLSELELDDCNLAEIDSLENLERLEVLTILDCRSITDVNGLKNLPRLKKVKVFPSDPASLSELRKRGCEVDLCG from the exons ATGGCTTTGATGGCGACCATACTGGATGTGAGCGAGCAAGCAATTTGTGCCTTATTGTTCCTAGCGTTCTTAATTTTGCTGGGAATGATTGGTTTTGCAGTGGTTGATGctggaaagaagagaagaaaccTG ACCTCCTGTGCCACTGCAAGAGAAAGCGCAAGAGAGAGCGAGCAAGTGGCGCCTTCGCCGGCGACTATACTGGGTGTGGTGATTCTGTCCAAGGGAATGGCTTCCGCTTCCGCTTCGGGTTTGTGTTGGTCCACAGCGTCTCTAATCTTTTGCCGAGAAATTGCTTTTGCAGCTGCGGCTGCTGGGAGAAGAGACTCG gaatcatcttcatcatcatcatctagaATCAATTATgaagtgttcttgagttttagaggtACAGAGACTCGCAAAGGATTTACGGGTCACCTTTACAGCCAATTGATAGATGCAGGGATTCATGTCTTTAAAGATGATGAAAATCTCCGTGGTGGAGAAGATATCAAAAAGCAGCTAATAGAAGTGATCAAGGGGTCAAAGATCTCGATAGTCATCTTCTCCAAGGATTATGCTTCCAGTAAAAGTTGTCTCATGGAGGTGGTACAAATGTGGGAGTGCAAAATCTTGGATGAACAGACGATTATTCCGATCTTCTATGATATTAGTCCCTACGATGTAAAACGCCAGGCTGGAGATTTTGCAACGTCCTTCGATCAACATAAGAGGGGTGAAGACGCagaaaccataaaaaaatggaagaatgtGCTTCGAAAGATCGGGGGATTAAGCGGATATTATCTGGCGGAGATCAATAGCGG GGATGAGTCCCGGCTCCTACAAATAGTTCGTGGACGTGTCAGGCATGTGTTGAAGAAGGATGACCAAGTTGTAACCGACAAACTAGTCGGAATTGATCTTCATGTTCAAAAGGTGATGAGGAAGCTAGGTGTTGTCTACAGCCATGGACAAGCGATCGAAGTATGTGGGAAAGATGTACGCCTCATTGGAATATGCGGAATGCCGGGTGTTGGAAAGACTACACTTGCAAAGGTTGTATTCAACGAGATGCATAAATTGTTTGGGCAATGTAGCTTCCTTGAAGGTATTAATTTGCACAGAGTCGAGTATTCACAAGAAATGTTGATTGCTgaccttcaaaaagaaaaaccagcACCACTTAAATCGTCTAATGAAGGTGTTCAAGATATATCACATCGATTTGAGAGAATGAAGGTTCTCATTGTCCTCGACGATGTGCATGGGGTTGAACAACTTAAAGCATTAGCTGGAAAGCTTACTTGGTTTGGTCCGGGAAGTAGAATTATTGTGACCACAGATGACACAATAGatattctaaaagatttttacAACGGAGCGGTTGAAGAACATAAGCTAAAACCAATGAGCCAAGGGCATGCTCTTCAACTCTTTCGTAAGCATGCTTTTCGTGGGTATTCTCCCGAAGAAGTCCGTAGGTTTGATTCCTTGTCCATACAAATCGTCGAGGCTTTGGAAGGGCTTCCTTTGGCAATTGTGCTTTGGGCTGCAAATTTGCGCCGCcagaaaaaaacgaaaatatgGAGAGAGGCCTTAAAAAGATTAAAAGGAGACCAAGGAAAAAACGTAGAAACTGCCTTTATGGAGATTTACAATTGTTTAGATAGATATACAAAGGATATATTCCTCGACATAGCGTGCTTTTTTATTGGAAAGGATGAGAGGATTCCCTCTTACATGTGGGAAGCTTGTGATTACTGTCCTTTGACAAGAATACAACAACTTCGTGATAAGCATTTGTTGGAAGATGgagaaaataatgaattaaGAATGCACAATCTGTTAAGAGACTTTGGCAGGAAGCTCGTCCAGGCAAAAGACCTTCGTAAGCGCTGCAGGATTTGGGATCACAGTGAAGCACTTGAAATTCTACAAAATCGTTCG GGTAGTGGAAGTGTCGAAGGCATTGGTCTCACAGTTGAAGAAGGTTCAACCATCTGTTTTACATATGAAGAAACTCACCGAATGTCGAATTTGAGGTACCTCAGACTGGACCGGGCTAAAATCCAGGGAAATACTAGGAATCTTCTTCCAAGATTGAGGTGGCTTGATTGGAGAGAGTGCCATTCGATTCGTGAGCTATGTAACACGCATTTGGAGGAGTTAGTCATTCTCAATCTGTCTGGGAGTTCGGTTGCCAGAGATTCACAAATCTGGAGGCGTTTCGAGGAG GAGAAGAAGTTGAAAGTCTTGAACCTCCAAGGATGTAATGAGTTAGTTGCATCGTTAAAATTTCAAGCTCCAATCAATTTGGAGATATTGATACTGGAAGATTGTACTTGGTTATCTGAAATTGGGCAATTCATCAAAGAGCGGAAGAACTTGAGTTCCTTAAACTTGAGAAAGTGCAGCCTAGTCAAGAAGTTGCCCCAAGAACTGCGCTACATGAAATCTTTGAGGGAACTTCTGATTGATGGAACTGGcataaaagaaattcaaatcgAGAGTGGTTCTTGGAAGAAACTTAGAAAACTTAGTGCCTGTGGCTGCACAAATTTGGAATATATATCCCCAATTGGCCACCTAACGAAACTCAGATGTCTTGCTCTGGATGGTGCTAGCATTGATGGGCTTCcagataattttgaatttcccAAGAATCTTCAAAGACTTTCTTTAAGGGAGTGTTTGAAGGTGGAAACACTTCCACCTTCCATCGGGGACCTCGCGCTGCTGGAGGTTATGGACCTTTCACTCACTATTATCAAAGAACTACCACCGTCCGTCAGgaaattgagacatttgaagACGCTGAAGATGACAGGCACTCCCCTGCAAAAATTTCCTGAAGATATAGTGAACTTAGAGAAACTGAAAGAGATAGATTTCTCTGACTGCACACATTTGGAGGCCCAAGATTGTTGGGATATCTCAGGATTACCCTCTTTGAGAATTTTGAGATTATCGTCATCCATTGTGGCTGGGCTGCCTCAAAACGTTGGCCGTCTCTCTCGCCTACAAACCCTTGACATAAGTCAATGCGACCGACTTCAGGTACTACCGGAGTTGCCCTCCAGTTTGCAGAGTCTTCGCTGGGGATCCCCAAAAATGGCCGTCCCCGACTTGTCAAATCTGACAAATCTAAAAGAGCTACTTTTGAAAGATGTTGTTCAGCAACCAATAGGGGGATTATTGAATCTAAAGACCCCAAAGGCTCCAGATATTGGGTGGATCACGAGATTAACAAGTCTAGAGACCTTGGAATTGTCCCTTTCAAACGTCACCACTCTCCCTGGGAATGTTAGTGCCCTTACTCAGCTCCGGGAACTCTCTTTATCCTACATGAAGGAGCTAGACCTCACACAACTTCCCTCATCCCCAAGCTTATGGACTCTACGTCTCAAACATTGCAagattcaagagccaaatttCTCTAGTCTGATTTGTCTGTCAGAGCTAGAACTAGACGACTGCAATTTAGCAGAGATCGATAGCCTTGAAAATTTAGAGCGTTTGGAAGTCCTGACAATTCTTGATTGCAGGAGTATAACAGACGTTAATGGGCTCAAAAATTTACCACGTCTCAAGAAGGTGAAAGTTTTCCCTTCTGATCCTGCCAGTCTATCAGAATTACGCAAACGTGGATGTGAAGTGGACTTATGCGGATAG